Below is a window of Gossypium hirsutum isolate 1008001.06 chromosome A12, Gossypium_hirsutum_v2.1, whole genome shotgun sequence DNA.
attaatactgtattttacatgatatgctttattaatatctgttgcatgggattggggtattgatggaggaagtattgaaagcggttcatccacgtactagaggctttgcctcgacttactgatatttgagcagcgttgctgccactgtggagtgtagggctgggtgggttgagatattccccatatggagtgtagggctggtacggggcagtgtagcggttggtgggttgagtagtctccccagatgggtttgcatgcattactactattgttacttatgttactgtaCTAGGCCTaagggccacactgttatgttaaaaagagctaaggccttgctactgtgttctgaaaagggcttcggtccactgggtactgttatctgaatagggcttaggcccaatgggctcgagctgatttgggctttggatgggtttctgtatacactgagttttcccaaactcaccccatttttcCTTCCAGCCTTGcaagtgagccctagttggtggacttggagctgggcgggattcggagtggccacacattttctgcaaattcgttttcttctggtgaactatattttccatattttacgtttctggttttgggtttttttttgtaataaggccgctaattattttatggtttgggttgtttctttattaactctattatgataaaactgaactatgataaTTAACGGAATGGATTAGCTCTAGAACGCGTTTTCAAAAacgttaagtgatttcaaaataacacgaatacaagtaagacttccgctaagcaaacgttttcaaccttaatcactttcttaagatggacataaccaaacggttttcttaaaattatacgagatgttagagtgtggcaatggcggtgtgcatgtctaggattggatccgaagggagcttggtacttaagcagtccgacggactcacctcctcttcttcctggtttcctacctggtgcacagcttccgttcactttaacctacttttaaaagtgtcttttacaacaccaactaagttttttccaaactaagtaatacggaatgttttgaacgcttcgatgtggcgcatcagatccggtcataacgtctaggccgggtttggggtgttacagtcgcattaactcgatctatggattgcTCTATTATaagtagatttatgtcatcctatttctaggattgcatgcaaatcCAATCAATTATACTGGATCaactcttaaacagagacttttgctccactgaaataaacACATcacacttgaattaatatcctggaaatattaaagcaagaaataagcatacataactGAGATcacatttatcatataattcaaaaattaaataataagatccatcataggttttatcctccctaggtatctagggagtttagttcataatttgggatggaaacatctcaaaattagaataacaacaagacataagaaacccaataaaacttcgaaggaaatttgaatggagatcttcaatcttgatggagatttgcttctgagttgattccaacggcgttcttcgagtaatttcttcgtTCTTTTCTGCATGCTCCCTTTAGTCCTCTtctaatatatatttgtaaactttagaatgctcaaaagcCCTAAATATTGGATTTTTCCGTGTAAAACAGAAGTAGGGTTCGAAGTCGACACAAcctggcatatgggcgtgtgaccaGCCCGTGCGgctgacacgggcgtgtgcccagccCATGTGAAAATGCTCAGGCCATGTGGATCCTAAAGACAGCTCTATTTGTCTGATTTTTGCCCCTTTTTCGCTCCTTTCACTTCCCTacgctcacctaagtataaaaacataaatttaaagaattaggagcatcaaattcactaattcacataataaatcatccaaaaacatgccaagcatgggattaaaacatgttacttttatggtttatcaattaGCCATACTCAAACCAAGCTAATAATTCAAAGTTAACACTTTTATagcacctatgtacatgccacaaaatcAAGCCTAAAACGATCAAAAGACTACCGAATAGATGGTAGGATAGTGTGGTCTTCAAGCTGATCCGATCAACAGGTTTCACAAATTAACGATCTataaggaaaaaggaaaagaaacggGTAACCATAACGAacgcttagtaagtctatatgaaatttacttaacttacctaAACATTTATAACAATTTAACAATTGAAACACATTAATATGAACATGGGATTTTTTGGCAACCTTATACTTTCATGCACAATTCAATCACACAATCACTATGTTAGTTCATTCGCATATCAAACCATAATACCAAAATCATGTACgtatataaccatttcatattatAACATTACTGTTGACTATGCTCAATTTGtaaattgttgggaaatgtgaccatattgtaataaaaatgtaattgttttctatgtatttgaaaaatgaataaataaatttcacatttcactattatgtcttttatatttttatctttcatgcatagcgaaattatgtcaagcaaatattagctcattgatagtctaagttcaaactgatgataagtgatATTGTAATAaagtttacattgcgagaaaagcaacttacttcaatagataaaCTAAACGAGTCTaaaatctcgtaaaagaatcaaagtgagcatttgattcaaatattgagaaaaattattatggcgtctacaattccaattgaaaTGATGGCTGGTCCTGGTTATCGGAACGGTTGACTCCaggggtagagacatagatgtattcattggcaaaatgatacattggactagtctcaagatgaattaattctgaatttgtttgtgaattaattcacttgtgacattcatggtgtgatttatctaaatcctgagttagtcactgaccatgcgtatgtaactcatgtgctttgatataagtggaggcttatgctctaaagatgatcgagtcgGTAAACggtatgttgggtatatgactttgtatggcatgactttactagcaacaatggaattcatagctcaattaaagagttaatgatatgctctcattggcattgcgtgaattgataaatatggaacatgaccacgggttgcttgttcttgaacgaacaatttatcacagtcatttgttgactgTGATCAtgttaatcattaagaagacacaattgtaacaatgagataaaatagaattgtattgagtgaacggatttaactcaaatgaattaagaatatcatataagggtaacatACATATGACGAGatcattggacaaaacagttaGATGAATTGTTTTCATAAAGAATATATAATAAGGAGTTTGCAATCAAGGTACTCATTGTAGACTGGCTCTATGATGCGAATTATCGGAATGATACTTCTAGACAAAATTACAATAACTAGAGCCTAGTTGTATATGTTCAATTGATCATTCCACTAGCTCGATAAAAGCTCGAACAGGctacatttgaattagaagaaaattctacgactttggaaataatttaatttagttgacttattcgatgtggaattaaattaggcagccataagaattgttcaactagagaatttgattaaaattttttaaaaaaattaatttagaaaatctaagggatttttgggaaaattaattttgatcaagtaaaactaaattaatcaaattaattaaaattagtatgatatttttagaaattaattttcaaattaatttgaaCTAGACGGATGGAAGTAGTTGTCTGAATTGTTCGATCATTAGTCCGATTTAAACAATATTGGACTTTATCCttgtaatttggttatttttagtctctatgctttttgaattttaaaattaaagtccTGATCAAATGGtagttgttaaatttattatttgaagtttttttaattccaaaatttgAAGTGACAAATATATTATTACACGTGTAATGCcatgtcaacttattattttcacattttgctCATGAAAAAACTAGTTAATAGATTTGACTGTTGCTATTTGTGTCAAgacttaaatttcaaaaattcgaaaaataaagGAACTAAGAATGATCAAATTAAACAACATGCACAAAATTTAAGTCTAGAGTAAactttcaaaattgaaaaaagcACAGGGACTAAAAttaagaaatttgaaaaataaggagactaaatttgatcaaattaaaatatagggactaaatctacaacttactcaaatacaaggactaatagaagaatttgactctttttttataaatactctctaaccaaaatttattaaattaaaacaactACAAAATACTAtccattctttcttcttcaaaactCTCTCATCTTCTGTCCATTTCTTTTCTCCGATCACTCGCTGTTTATCGCTTGAAAAGAGGTcacttctttttccctttttatttttggttctttatttgatttttttccttttcctgggtaaaattattttcttttttcttttttcaaacagttaaattctctcttttttcttttctcttcagcCAAACAGAGCATTGTTTCGTAAGTCGTTTTCCTTCGTTTCATGTTAGGATTCCTTTCGGATTAttgttattctattttttaatgaaaaagaaTCTAATAAGAaagttctttttttcttctttgatacAAAATTAGCTTTTGTTGTCTTTTTAATATCCAGTCTTGGCGTTAGGGTTTCTACTTTCGGTTCATCTGATTCTATGATACACTATTTTATATTAATCATATCTCCCTCCTTTGTTTTTCTCCATTACTAATTGGAAGAAATTCTATCAATTGATCGGTCATTTTGCAtgtaatatttttgtttaatttattcctCAATTCTGTTGTTAAAATTAAGCTTTTATACTTTTACGTTTGattaatgtgattaaaattatGGTTCTCCTCTTGAATACTTCTTTCATCGTTTTTTACTTTGATTACAGATTTCatgtaaatttttattactttatttgcAGGTTAATAGCTTTCCACTATGGGGTTTAAAAAGGTTTATAAATGCTTGATGGATATTTTCCCGCAGGTATTtctttttactcatttttaatCCCATGCTGTATTTGATTTATGTATGTGTATAACATAAAACATAGTgatttggaaaaagaaatgtaacaAACATGCAGTGAAAGTATTTTTTCTTACACCTACTGCACAGGTTGATTCACGAATTCTAAAAGCTGTTGCTATAGAGAACTCTAAGGATGTGGACGCAGCGGCAGAGATTGTTCTGTCTGAGATTCTGCCTTACCTATCTAAAGGAACCGTGGCTGGTAGTTCTTCCTGGCGGAATCGGAGCCCTCCTGTGCAAGCAAATGAAGGTAgctttttttatgatttagttgtAGACTTGTTTTTTTCCGCATTGTGTTTTGGCAGTTTTGCAAGTTTGTGGAATAATTAGTTGTTATCTCTGTATGTTCTGTATTGTGGTTTGGAGGGTAACTGCCTTGCATATTGGAGTTTATGCATTGATCTATTCACCTGttcaatttcatgcatatattGTTTGTTGAAATTGCAGCTGTCGACGAGGAAGAAAGCAATCAATCAAGGCCGAATAATGTGTTGTTGGGGAAAACAGCATGCTCTTCTGCAGAACCATTGTTCGAACCAAATAAAGTTGCCAGAGACATTGGTCTTACAGGTTCTGCCACCAATGTGGATTCTGTTGAGCCACCAAATGCAGCGAGTACTTCAAAATTTCATGAGAACAAAAATAATGAGCCTGCTGATATTGAAACTGATGAATTGATTTTGTTGGGGAGCTCAGAAAGAAGTGGTGAAAGTGGGAAAGATAGATCTGGTGTCATCTTGAATACTTCAGGGATCGAGAGTTCTCTTCTATATGTGAATCATGAAATTAGGGAGTCCGGTTCATCGAGTAAAGACCGACCCATAGACATTGAAGATGGGTTTGTAAGGGCTCCTCATGCTTCATCAGATACTGCTGATAATTCTACCTCACTTCTGGAGAATACTGGTACTAGTGGCAGCTCTAGTGGTCATTTAATTTTTGATGGGCCTGTAGACTTGCATGCAGTTTCATGCAGAAACAGTTCATTAAATGCAACCTTGGTAGGGGAAGAAAATGCTGTGGCTGCTCTGGTTCCATCATCTTCTCAAGAACAAATGCAAGAAGCCCTGAGAGCTGGTCTTCATTCTGAAAGTAGTCACTCTAGTGATTCTGAGAAACAAGAAAGTGGTGCATTGGGTAATAATGAGGATGATACCTTCAATTCTGTAGTTAGTAGGTCTAGTCAAACATGCAGAATTGATCTGCTTGAAGAGGTCATTGAAGATGCTAAACATAACAAGGTACTCTTTGCTCTAAACCTTTTACTCTTGTAAAATTTGGAGGCTAATTGGGTATGAGAATGGATTATTTACAATGACGACAATGCTACTAGTCTGCTGTGTCATTCAGCTGTGGCATGAGGTTCTTAACTCTGATGTTATTGCTTATTTAAGAAGCTTTtcaatgtgaaaagttaggtCATTATTTCCTTTGTTCTATTTTGGGATGGCATACCCTTACGATGTTTTGGTGTAGAAAACTTTGTTTCAGGCTATGCAGTCAATCATGAACTTGATGAGAGAAGTTGAACTTCAAGAGGAAGCTGCAGAACAAGCAAAAGAGGAATGCGCCATGGGTGGTTCAGATATTCTCGTCAAGGTGGAGGAACTTAAACAGATGCGGCCACATGCAAAGGAAGCAAATGACATGGTTGTGCGCTTGTTTGTTAATAGCCCCCTTTTTTAAGTCATAGAACATATTGtagttctattttttttaaagagtatGAAAGCTCAGCCATTGGCATCTCTTTTGCAGCATGCTGGAGAAGTATATGGGGAGAAGGCAATTCTAGCCACTGAAGTGAGAGAGCTTCAAAGTCGCTTGCACAGCTTGTCAGAAGAAAGAGATAAATCCCTTTCCGTTCTCGATGAGGTATTTTAGGAACAAATTAATTCGCCATCTAGTTGATAATTAGTAGAAAATCTTGTCTTGATATAATTTGCTTTGGTATGGTTCATTTGTCTGTTTAGTTATATGTATGTGATAAATTATCTTGATCTTGGTTGTTCAATATGTTTATCCATGCTGTTGGGCATACGGAGAAGttgaaaaattttacaaaaaaaccTTTGTGCAATAAACCAATTTTTGGTTGACTTCATCTATTTTGAGATAAATCAGCCATTTCTTGAAACAGATTCATCACTGGGTAAGTTTTCTAGAGATTTGTACTTGATCATCCTTTGAATTAATCAATTATGGTGTATTTAACAAGGAACATGATGTTTCCATGAAAGACTTTGTTATACTCATTATTTTTACCTGTATGCATTTATCCGCAGATGCATCAAACCCTTGAAGCTCGACAAGCTGCTGCAAAGGAGTTGATGAAAGCTGCAGAGCAGGAAAAGCTGGAAAAAGAAGAATCTGCCCTTAATGCTCTTGCTGAGCAAGAAGCCATTATGTTGAAAGTGGTCCAAGAGTCAGAGACCTTACAGCAGGAGGCAGAAGAAAATTCCAAGGTTGCTTTCATTTCTGTGCACCCTGTATTAGTACTTGCTAGtcttaacaaaattttgaaatagatTACTTATTTGGACTTACTATATTCTATGTTTATGTTCAACTGCAGTTACGTGAGTTTCTTATGGACTGTGGTCAGATTGTTGACTCATTACAGTAAGTTTTATTGCCTGGCTATTATTTTTATCAATTCGCatcaaacattttttttttcatattataagtcTGATTTATGATGGATCACCATATATATGATGGTTATGCATTTGTTATTTAGGATTGATCAGCACCAAGGATATTCAACTCCATGTGATAGAATGGATCAATTCATGAATAATATTATCATATGTGGATATATTCCAAACTATCTTCTTGTTTTACATATATTAGCTCTGATTTGACGTTTGCAAGAGGAACTGAATAGCAGTGGAGGATGGTAACATTTTACTGTTCATCCTTTTTTCCAGGGGAGAAATATCTGTTATTTGCCAGGATGTGAGATTGCTTAAAGAGAAGTTCGATGAGCGTATCCCATTGAGCAAATCCATTTCCTCAAGCCAAACCAGCTGCATCCTGGCCTCTTCCAGCTCATCTCTGAAAAGCATGGCATCTGATCTTGGTCCCGAGCAGGGAGAGGCAACTAAAATCCTGGAGAAGAAAAGCCCAACACCATCTGTTGATATGCAGTCACCAAAAAGTAGATCATACGAAGAACAATACAAAGCTGATGACAAGGAGTTACTGGATGAGGGGTGGGAATTTTTTGATGATGTTGAAATCAAGATATAGTACAGTGAAGCTATgtgtatctttttctttttttttgacaaaaagcTATATGAATCTTTTGATAGAACATTAAGGGGACCCTTTCCTAGCTCATAAATGGCTGTTACCAGTCTTAATAACAATTAGTTTAATACTACAATCCAGTACTATTTGAGTGACTAGGTATTTACCTCTAGCATATATATATAGCCTATAGGCAGTTTCTTTTAAACCTTATACTACTATATGTTAGTGCAAAATACTAATGCACAACTTTTGTACAGCATTAATTATTGAATAAGTGAATGGATCATGCAGATGCTCGCTTTATTGAATGATGAAGCTCGTTAATTCTTCTAATATTCTTGCTAATCTTTAGCCCTAGTAAACTTGGGTTAGTGCGTTGCTTGCATGTATCTTGCAACTTATTCTCTGTTGCTTCTGGCTGTATTGAAAGCCTGTTAGGTTGGGTTTTACCTTAACCAAAACACAACCCTAATTTGATAAAGTGGATAaccaactctttttttttttttcataaggACCTCTGAGCAAattgattttttctaaaaaaataatgagTAACTAAAGAGAA
It encodes the following:
- the LOC107930391 gene encoding nuclear mitotic apparatus protein 1 isoform X1, which codes for MGFKKVYKCLMDIFPQVDSRILKAVAIENSKDVDAAAEIVLSEILPYLSKGTVAGSSSWRNRSPPVQANEAVDEEESNQSRPNNVLLGKTACSSAEPLFEPNKVARDIGLTGSATNVDSVEPPNAASTSKFHENKNNEPADIETDELILLGSSERSGESGKDRSGVILNTSGIESSLLYVNHEIRESGSSSKDRPIDIEDGFVRAPHASSDTADNSTSLLENTGTSGSSSGHLIFDGPVDLHAVSCRNSSLNATLVGEENAVAALVPSSSQEQMQEALRAGLHSESSHSSDSEKQESGALGNNEDDTFNSVVSRSSQTCRIDLLEEVIEDAKHNKKTLFQAMQSIMNLMREVELQEEAAEQAKEECAMGGSDILVKVEELKQMRPHAKEANDMHAGEVYGEKAILATEVRELQSRLHSLSEERDKSLSVLDEMHQTLEARQAAAKELMKAAEQEKLEKEESALNALAEQEAIMLKVVQESETLQQEAEENSKLREFLMDCGQIVDSLQGEISVICQDVRLLKEKFDERIPLSKSISSSQTSCILASSSSSLKSMASDLGPEQGEATKILEKKSPTPSVDMQSPKSRSYEEQYKADDKELLDEGWEFFDDVEIKI
- the LOC107930391 gene encoding uncharacterized protein isoform X2, giving the protein MGFKKVYKCLMDIFPQVDSRILKAVAIENSKDVDAAAEIVLSEILPYLSKGTVAGSSSWRNRSPPVQANEAVDEEESNQSRPNNVLLGKTACSSAEPLFEPNKVARDIGLTGSATNVDSVEPPNAASTSKFHENKNNEPADIETDELILLGSSERSGESGKDRSGVILNTSGIESSLLYVNHEIRESGSSSKDRPIDIEDGFVRAPHASSDTADNSTSLLENTGTSGSSSGHLIFDGPVDLHAVSCRNSSLNATLVGEENAVAALVPSSSQEQMQEALRAGLHSESSHSSDSEKQESGALGNNEDDTFNSVVSRSSQTCRIDLLEEVIEDAKHNKAMQSIMNLMREVELQEEAAEQAKEECAMGGSDILVKVEELKQMRPHAKEANDMHAGEVYGEKAILATEVRELQSRLHSLSEERDKSLSVLDEMHQTLEARQAAAKELMKAAEQEKLEKEESALNALAEQEAIMLKVVQESETLQQEAEENSKLREFLMDCGQIVDSLQGEISVICQDVRLLKEKFDERIPLSKSISSSQTSCILASSSSSLKSMASDLGPEQGEATKILEKKSPTPSVDMQSPKSRSYEEQYKADDKELLDEGWEFFDDVEIKI